A window of Vicia villosa cultivar HV-30 ecotype Madison, WI unplaced genomic scaffold, Vvil1.0 ctg.005061F_1_1, whole genome shotgun sequence contains these coding sequences:
- the LOC131642460 gene encoding uncharacterized protein LOC131642460 isoform X2, producing the protein MAGETQTNTSASTSGSAEQYNGNNGYTRPPVFDGENFEYWKDKLESYFLGLDADLWDLLLDGYKHPVKATGVRLTRSEMTDDQKKDFKNHHKCRTVVLNAISHAEYEKISNRETAYDIYESLKMTHEGNAQVKETKALALIQKYEAFKMEDDENIEKMFSRFQTLTAGLRVLDKGYTKADHVKKIIKSLPRRWGPMVTAFKIAKNLNEVSLEELISALRSHEIELDANEP; encoded by the coding sequence atggctggtgaaactcaaacaaatacatctgcatctacatctggctctgctgagcaatacaatggtaacaatggttacactagaccaccagtattcgatggtgaaaactttgagtattggaaagataaactggaaagttactttcttggtctggatgctgatctatgggatcttctgttggatggttacaaacatcctgttaaagctactggtgtaaggctcacgagaagcgaaatgactgatgatcaaaagaaagatttcaaaaatcatcacaaatgcaggactgttgtgctgaatgctatctctcatgctgagtatgagaagatatctaacagggaaacggcctatgatatatatgagtcattgaaaatgacccatgagggaaatgctcaagtcaaggagactaaagctcttgctctaatccagaaatatgaagccttcaagatggaggatgatgaaaacattgagaagatgttctcgagatttcaaacgctaactgctggattgagagttctggataaaggctacaccaaggctgatcatgtaaagaagatcatcaaaagcttacccagaagatggggtccaatggtgactgcattcaagattgccaagaatctgaatgaagtttcgttggaagagcttatcagtgccttgagaagccatgaaatagagctggatgcaaacgagccttag
- the LOC131642460 gene encoding uncharacterized protein LOC131642460 isoform X1 codes for MISRRVNKLWKSKQRKFRGFRSSKRFERGESSGDRRSDKKKVVCYECNEPGHYKNECPKLQKENPKKKFHKKKGLMATWDDSESESESDSEGEQDNFALMATEDDGSESTSETDSEEVFSELSREELVSSLTELLELKAHLSIKYKKLKKQFEFETKKLELENSELKEKVLNLSKNSGSPSETEKSIPSMNHILKEYDSSFRKFLSRSIGRSHLASMIYGVSGNRRFGFGYEGDTSHKFEPIDDLKITYKPLYDQFKYGHSHDIRHTSHAQSFHITHTKKHVTQPKKYHETQNKNYHAVPPISYNAKPKFNQNLRRTNKKGPKKLWVPKEKIISVADILGGKEDKKQNVMVPGLWVLATHDGKKVYIPRPDA; via the coding sequence atgatctccagaagggtaaacaaactctggaagagcaagcaaaggaagttcagaggcttcagaagttcaaagagatttgaacgtggagaatcttctggtgacagaagatctgacaagaagaaggttgtctgctatgagtgcaatgagcctggacattacaagaacgagtgtccaaaacttcagaaggagaatcccaagaagaagtttcataagaagaaaggtcttatggcaacatgggatgattctgaatcagaatcagaatcagactctgaaggagagcaggacaacttcgcgctgatggctacagaagatgatggatcagaatctacatcagaaacagattctgaagaggtattttctgaactatctagagaagagttagtttccagtttaacagaacttctggaactcaaggctcatcttagtatcaaatacaaaaagctaaaaaagcagtttgaatttgaaactaagaagctggaattagaaaattctgaactgaaggaaaaagttttaaatctatccaaaaatagtggatctccttctgaaacagaaaaatccattcctagcatgaatcatattctgaaagaatatgactcgagcttcagaaagttcttatctagaagtattggcagaagtcatcttgcatctatgatatatggtgtttctggaaacagaaggtttggttttggctatgagggtgatacctcacataaatttgaacctattgatgatctgaaaatcacatacaagccattgtatgatcagttcaagtatggccactcacatgatattaggcacacatcacatgcacaaagctttcacataacacacaccaagaagcatgtgacacaacctaagaaatatcatgaaactcaaaataagaattatcatgctgttcctcctatttcatataatgctaaacccaagttcaatcagaacttgaggagaactaacaagaaaggacccaagaaattgtgggtacctaaggagaagataatttctgttgcagatatccttggcggaaaagaggacaaaaagcaaaatgtcatggtacctggactctgggtgctcgcgacacatgacgggaagaaggtctacattccaagacctgatgcttaa